Proteins from a genomic interval of Mustela lutreola isolate mMusLut2 chromosome 4, mMusLut2.pri, whole genome shotgun sequence:
- the LOC131830129 gene encoding spermatogenesis-associated protein 31E1-like: MGSSPGPRLLQGQLTPLVSHSHLTRVSDQGGFHQSLHQAAPGQVCQGAPAGAHQPCREPVEGAPPAVASSPARAPLTGPPRPLASTLPVRPQEEQTNFKKILPDTVRKNFLPSHSNWASLIPAISGLGHASYPIFSFSWWWESTKSLFLPGTLQHKCQQEHVSCHPPDASFWRGLTNRQIETHNPPFVNPDVQKLLELVISKRVELKSWKEKEKVGSVFKQGCPDDHVSFWGTLWKLLGTEQTTTTQPSFWNMKNKSKPLAQPQPFSSPKVLEDHLQWKRSQLFWGLPSLHSESLVTTALFSTHSSPLQSPSVLFNGTSNCLPLLNQDQVSSQFSHAPPLFHRGIQTQPSTLTLPQPQVPLAPSVPIRPSSLPSQRRTSRVSFATPQEKTQSFTPTKMQHLEWPSLPKQQGRGKTLPTIEKRSPKFFSQVPPKLLENHQASRAHRSGSTYQGDFVIFNIQKPQLQRKLSRDKQQSSLPHKVQLSLELSWPQDESPGMSQAQREQGLSRPFVFKGKSSQATWRTRSRYHRKYKARFKLEKNFGKGLWQCLKRTPTGLSRISARFPAKVLGTNSEKEFGRPLIGALEGDPGKYLARGPDKKHLEKTLKVHLHKKLGQISIGLIPVTVRRSWFVASHAFPKSQPHMAIRNLAPLKDQELCVNTSHELPFLCPNTQQKLETHIISFRVRHKWDLPLQTVEPIDLKLLEAQHLPFPQSPFPCSATFVPGAPSKAKFYKFLGKPPQPHPEEKGITEKSDPTSGSPLPVPSPIREQIQQALGRTLPGDGHQSSKMSLSRQAGSSPSWASILSLPNRTLHSKTGMGAKKDNLEPSPSLAMARNELKESGGQASPDMVATLKMKLRSQSPRSEGATEAMEAKKAPAWKVVLRPSGLANKPAIYVDLISGYPGARKSPSPSTVLVAEDPEEVSLETKVSMVELQEPEGSTTSELPQDSPSDLLLPDFATCVLVEDRGTNVLPPDSHTNVVLAADSLTTQESPSCSQMERASGETPSSPVSHNLRSSGSSSEGQQEPCGPKVEEPSDSQSNNETTDEGKDEKRPKPEENEDRCAEPLAIRASQASKIGHPPQVRGSGESLGSKYLRLMPQEKGHVFLESHFRQRMKNFLQCLNPNKKSKGLEGPLQEGKPASASARSWVPVRSRSVMDNRAAETQTVVTAVRQILVEKLRLHQGIRASEMYQHKELQAPVHRHSCPHRAFASTDQKRMMGGIASNQQGTSKGHSCPSKSQLTRDRNGEWKSLPRNLGPPGRPSQHQPMVAGVSGRVHHYPTCSFRKYASTYQAENASHIFSGQKYFPQEKIEYMQRKSIFSHISTSSVC, from the coding sequence ATGGGGTCCTCTCCCGGCCCCAGGCTGCTGCAGGGACAGCTCACACCTCTTGTCTCCCACAGCCACCTGACAAGGGTCTCTGACCAGGGGGGCTTTCACCAGTCCTTACATCAAGCAGCCCCTGGTCAGGTGTGCCAAGGGGCACCAGCTGGAGCCCATCAGCCATGCAGGGAGCCTGTGGAAGGCGCTCCTCCTGCCGTGGCCTCATCACCTGCTCGTGCTCCACTGACAGGGCCCCCTCGGCCTCTGGCCTCCACCCTCCCAGTGAGACCTCAAGAAGAGcaaactaactttaaaaaaatcctaccagacacagtgagaaagaacTTTCTTCCAAGTCATTCCAACTGGGCCTCTCTCATTCCAGCCATCTCAGGCCTTGGCCATGCCAGCTaccccattttttccttttcctggtgGTGGGAAAGTACCAAGTCCTTGTTCTTGCCTGGCACATTACAGCACAAGTGCCAGCAAGAACACGTGTCCTGCCACCCACCAGATGCCTCATTCTGGCGTGGCCTTACTAACAGGCAGATAGAGACTCATAACCCTCCGTTTGTCAATCCGGATGTCCAGAAGCTCCTTGAACTAGTAATCAGCAAAAGGGTAGAACTGAAGAgttggaaggagaaagaaaaggttgGGTCAGTTTTCAAACAGGGGTGCCCAGATGACCACGTGAGCTTCTGGGGGACTCTGTGGAAGCTTCTGGGTACTGAGCAGACCACCACCACCCAGCCATCCTTCTGGaacatgaaaaacaaatcaaagccACTGGCCCAACCTCAGCCGTTCTCATCTCCCAAGGTCTTGGAAGACCACTTGCAATGGAAACGCAGCCAGCTCTTCTGGGGTCTCCCCTCTCTGCACAGTGAGTCCCTGGTGACCACTGCCTTGTTTTCTACTCACTCTTCTCCACTACAGTCTCCCTCTGTTTTATTCAATGGGACCTCTAATTGCTTGCCACTTCTAAACCAGGATCAAGTATCTTCACAGTTTTCCCATGCCCCACCATTGTTCCACCGTGGGATCCAAACTCAACCCTCAACACTAACCTTGCCCCAGCCCCAAGTCCCCCTTGCACCCTCTGTCCCAATAAGACCATCTTCTCTCCCATCCCAGAGGAGGACCAGTAGGGTATCTTTTGCTACACCCCAGGAAAAGACACAATCCTTCACCCCAACTAAAATGCAACATCTGGAGTGGCCCTCGTTGCCAAAGCAACAAGGAAGGGGGAAGACTTTACCCACTATAGAGAAAAGATCTCCAAAATTCTTTAGCCAAGTCCCTCCCAAGCTTCTAGAGAACCACCAGGCCTCCCGGGCCCACAGATCAGGTTCTACCTATCAAGGGGACTTTGTCATCTTTAATATCCAGAAGCCACAGCTTCAGAGGAAGCTCAGCAGGGATAAACAGCAAAGCAGCTTGCCCCACAAGGTTCAGCTGTCTCTGGAACTGAGCTGGCCTCAGGATGAATCCCCGGGAATGAGTcaggcacagagagagcaggggctcTCAAGGCCCTTTGTGTTTAAAGGTAAAAGCAGCCAAGCTACATGGAGGACCAGGTCCAGATACCACAGGAAGTATAAAGCAAGATTCAAACTAGAGAAGAACTTTGGTAAGGGTCTATGGCAGTGTCTGAAGAGGACACCAACAGGTCTCTCCAGGATCTCAGCTAGATTCCCAGCGAAGGTTCTGGGAACCAACTCTGAGAAGGAGTTTGGAAGACCCTTAATAGGGGCCTTGGAGGGTGATCCAGGAAAATACTTAGCCAGGGGCCCAGACAAGAAACATCTAGAAAAAACTTTAAAGGTTCATTTACACAAGAAATTAGGACAGATCAGTATAGGTCTGATCCCTGTGACTGTGCGTCGATCCTGGTTTGTGGCCAGCCATGCTTTTCCCAAGTCCCAACCCCACATGGCTATCAGAAATCTAGCACCCTTAAAGGATCAGGAGCTCTGCGTAAACACCTCCCATGAGCTGCCCTTCCTTTGTCCTAACACTCAGCAGAAGCTGGAAACACACATCATAAGTTTTCGAGTGAGGCATAAGTGGGACCTACCTCTCCAAACTGTTGAGCCCATAGATCTCAAACTACTTGAAGCTCAACATTTGCCTTTTCCCCAGTCCCCCTTTCCATGCTCAGCCACCTTTGTACCTGGGGCCCCCTCAAAAGCCAAATTTTACAAGTTCTTGGGGAAACCACCTCAGCCCCATCCAGAAGAGAAGGGTATAACTGAAAAGTCTGATCCCACTTCAGGGAGTCCCCTGCCTGTTCCCTCACCCATACGTGAGCAAATCCAGCAGGCCCTGGGAAGGACTTTACCTGGTGATGGCCATCAGTCCTCAAAGATGTCTTTATCAAGACAGGCGGGAAGTTCACCTTCTTGGGCCTCCATTCTCAGCCTCCCAAACAGAACCCTGCACAGCAAGACTGGTATGGGGGCCAAGAAAGACAACCTGGAACCAAGTCCAAGTTTAGCAATGGCCAGGAATGAGCTAAAAGAGAGTGGGGGTCAGGCCTCACCAGACATGGTAGCAACACTGAAGATGAAGCTCAGGTCCCAATCTCCAAGGTCTGAAGGGGCCACAGAGGCTATGGAGGCCAAGAAGGCCCCTGCCTGGAAAGTTGTCTTAAGACCCAGTGGGCTGGCCAACAAACCAGCCATTTATGTGGATCTGATATCAGGATATCCAGGTGCTAGGAAAAGCCCCTCACCATCTACAGTGTTGGTTGCTGAAGATCCAGAGGAGGTAAGCCTTGAAACAAAGGTTAGTATGGTTGAGCTCCAAGAGCCTGAAGGCTCTACCACTAGTGAGCTTCCTCAAGATTCTCCCAGTGACCTCCTCCTTCCAGACTTTGCCACTTGTGTGCTTGTTGAAGACAGGGGCACCAATGTGCTCCCACCAGACTCTCACACTAATGTTGTCCTTGCTGCAGACAGCTTGACCACTCAAGAGTCACCCTCCTGTTCCCAAATGGAACGTGCCAGTGGAGAGACACCATCTTCCCCGGTGTCACATAACCTTAGGTCAAGTGGATCAAGCAGTGAGGGGCAGCAAGAGCCCTGTGGACCAAAGGTTGAGGAACCAAGTGACAGCCAGAGCAACAATGAGACCACTGATGAGGGAAAGGACGAGAAGAGACCCAAACCAGAAGAGAATGAAGACAGGTGTGCAGAACCTTTGGCAATCAGGGCTTCCCAAGCTAGCAAGATAGGCCACCCTCCCCAGGTCAGAGGATCAGGAGAGAGCCTTGGAAGCAAATACCTCCGGCTCATGCCACAGGAAAAGGGACATGTTTTTCTGGAAAGCCACTTTAGACAAAGGATGAAGAACTTTCTGCAGTGCCTTAATCCcaataaaaagagcaaaggacTGGAAGGCCCCCTTCAAGAAGGCAAGCCTGCATCGGCTTCTGCCCGGAGCTGGGTACCAGTCAGAAGCAGATCAGTTATGGACAACAGGGCTGCCGAAACTCAGACGGTAGTGACAGCCGTGAGACAAATCCTGGTGGAAAAATTGCGACTCCACCAAGGAATTCGGGCCTCAGAGATGTATCAGCACAAGGAATTGCAGGCCCCAGTACATAGGCATTCTTGCCCTCACAGGGCTTTCGCCTCTACAGACCAGAAGAGAATGATGGGAGGAATAGCCTCCAATCAGCAAGGTACCTCCAAGGGCCATAGCTGCCCTAGCAAGAGCCAGCTGACCAGAGACAGGAATGGTGAATGGAAAAGCCTCCCCAGGAACCTGGGGCCCCCAGGCAGACCCAGCCAGCACCAGCCGATGGTGGCAGGTGTCTCAGGTCGAGTTCACCATTATCCTACATGCAGTTTTCGAAAATATGCCTCAACCTATCAGGCAGAGAATGCTTCACACATCTTTTCTGGTCAGAAATATTTCCCTCAAGAAAAAATCGAGTATATGCAAAGAAAGTCCATTTTTTCTCATATTAGCACATCCTCTGTGTGCTAA